Proteins encoded within one genomic window of Dyadobacter chenhuakuii:
- a CDS encoding NADPH-dependent FMN reductase produces the protein MKNYNIAVIVGSLRKESYNLKTANALIALAPESLSLEILDISDLPMFNEDLEATPPNEWEEFRRQIRSADGLLFLTPEYNRSVPAVLKNAIDVGSRPYGQNSWNGKPGAVVSVSIGNISGFGANHHLRQSLVFVNVPTMAQPEAYIAEATGLFDENGSLINDSTKSFLTDFMVAFEQWVTTHATKN, from the coding sequence ATGAAAAATTATAACATTGCAGTTATCGTAGGAAGCCTTCGCAAAGAGTCCTACAATTTAAAAACTGCGAACGCACTGATTGCCCTTGCGCCGGAATCTCTGAGTCTTGAAATATTAGATATTTCAGATCTTCCAATGTTTAATGAGGACCTGGAAGCAACACCGCCAAACGAATGGGAAGAATTTCGGCGGCAAATCAGGTCTGCCGATGGCCTTTTATTTCTTACGCCAGAATATAACCGTTCGGTACCTGCTGTTTTAAAAAATGCTATTGACGTGGGCTCGCGTCCATATGGGCAAAATTCCTGGAATGGAAAACCAGGAGCAGTGGTAAGCGTTTCGATTGGAAATATTAGTGGTTTCGGTGCTAACCATCACCTACGCCAGTCACTTGTTTTTGTTAATGTACCCACCATGGCACAGCCCGAAGCATATATAGCTGAAGCAACAGGGTTATTTGATGAAAACGGAAGTCTCATTAATGATTCTACAAAGAGCTTTCTGACTGATTTTATGGTAGCCTTTGAGCAATGGGTTACCACGCATGCCACAAAGAATTAG